In the Platichthys flesus chromosome 14, fPlaFle2.1, whole genome shotgun sequence genome, gggagaccctaccaggagcacaaggctccagacaacacagccctcaggttcacggggacacgcaaacctctccaccacgataaggtgacggttaaAGGAGTGTGTTTAATTGGTGGATTTGCTACATAAATGAATGGAtttgttggttgatttgttgattaattgattgaaaacaacaaagggGGGAGGAGTAATCTAAATAGCTTAAAGTAGCTTTCAATCTTAgcaattacttttttatttacaataaggAAACAAAAGGAAGCCGCTACAATGGGGAAAAAGGGCATTAAACGTCCAAAAGTAATATCTCCTGTTGATGTAGTATAGAAGAATCATCCTTTAGTTAAAGGCAAGTGTTGCAAAAAAAATATCGAAAAAATTGCATAAATGCTGGCCTAAAATTGACCGACCAAGACCAGTAAAGGGGTCTATGAACCCAGACGTTATAAGAATGATGCAAGTACTTGTGTCCACATacaaggaagaggaaaagaagggcAAGAAGGGGGAAGaatgcaaacaaaagaaacaagtgGAGCTTGACATTCTCCTGTTGTTTGAAAATGAGTGACAGAAATTGATCAAAGCTGCAAAcgataagagagagagggacgtagaaaaaaacagaaagacaaactgaaGAACTAGGTAGAGGAGTTgcagacacagagggaagagCTGCAGAAAGACAGCTCCCAACTACTGGGCATGAAGAatactttaaaggggacatataatgaaaattccacttttgtagtgcttctacacgggtatctggcatgtctactgtcccaaaaactggaaaaaaacaaccccctgcgatttgttgtggttcctctatgtcagaaacgatacgctagagtgcgtcaaatgggattacgaccgatgTGTTCGTCCTTTTtcaaccatgcccatgtagggagtctcacTACATGGTCTtggaccaccccccaccatcatctcacaGGCTCCGTGGAGAGCGCGTCTCCCCGGGGAGAGACTCTCCGCGGTCTCTGCCTCGACGATCGGCATGTTTATTcggccacttagatgtctgacGGGTCAAgagctagcgttagcttgcgAGCTTACGCTAGCTCTTGACTCCACGAGAGCACGGTGGAGCACGGTGGAGCGGGGCGAGGCACttaaaacaggtcaatctgaggagggctgttttagacagggtaaaaaggatgctgttttaaatgatccttgtggtattttgaccaaaatatgttacagacatttcatatAGACccaaaggaaccatatcaactgtggtaaaatgggcaaaCCATGGGTCCTTTAAGCCCAAGTAAACAGTTGACACTCAAGAAATGTTTTCCTGTGGTTGTCCGAGGGCAGAATTTGGAGTATAAACCTTGGCAGACTACAGATATTTCAAGCATAATTGAGAAATTACCTACTCTTCAAGATGGAGCACATTCTTGGATTTCGAAGTTGGAAGAGATTATGGTGGGAGAACAACTTGACATGCTAGATATTCAGAGACTCTTGACTAATCTCCTTGGAGTTCATGCTATGTGAGAGATTCTACAGAAAGCTGGAATTAACTCCACTCGGGGTGGACCTGAGGAGAAGTGGCGCTCTAACAAGGACGAGCTGTGAGATCAGGTCCTGGAacctcccatcagcccctgcggcccacagaggaggaggaagctgcttCAGTTGAAGCTGTCGTGTGGTTTTctaacgagggggggggggggttaaagaggaaactaaaataataaactgagtTCAGCAGTGAAACGATCGTGAGGGGAACGTTATGAAACTTCAGTCTCTGACACGCTGCTCGTGGTGAAGCTTCAAatgtctgctgctgaaaacaagaTGGAGCTTCATGTGTATGAGtctgaatatatttataaatgtttatatttcatcttcatagtcttttaaattcactttaCGATGTttagattaaagattaaacGAAGGAAACTGAACGAGCCTCAGAACATGACGCCTTTAGGCCTTCAATacattctaaataaaaaatagaggagttatatttaaaatattaatattaaatcataactttagttggttaaagttctcTCGGGCCACCACCCTTcacagaagggaaaagatagccaatttattgattaagatcagtctcatttagatctagtccAATTAGATATCTCAATAttttactattaaagattatataatgaacagtgaaggttatggagttcttaacagtgtaacggtcGGCAAgttcacttatgcaacattaatgaaataacatttgtgatagaaaacatttattatgaacataataaaataataaaacacaaattactgaCAAGCGTCCTAAACTAAAACaaggatgtgtatgtgagtgtgtgtgtgtgcatgtaaataaGGGTCTCTCAAAATGGTGGACAATGTTTACACCTTCTTCAGCACGCTTTCAAAATGGTCGCTGACCCCCTCagagagcagccccccccccccccccccctttaactAGGTTGAGTGGTATGCGTGCCTCTgtgtatgttaatcagataatgaaaGTCAGAGAGAAATCCTGTGAAGAGCATATCTAACACTTAACTTTCAAATTACTTATAAACACAATATCACAAACACATATCAAccttgtaaacacacagaatcgGATAAACAATCTTGCTTAGTCTGGtctaattattaagcccagtgaatgttaccagtccgagggaaagggGAAAAGAAGTTGCATTGCAGTTCGCaattctgtgacgtctcctggctttgtggtcgtagagttctacGTTCGCAATCTTcggggagagtgtggcctaggggatagagcgggtgctctgcaacaagaagcttgccggttcgaatcccactctatcccatctgcatgcctaagtgtccttggcaagatactgaaccccttgatggcccctcataaaatgatgagtgttctaaaaatgtaagtcgctttggataaaagcgtcagctaaatgacatgtaatgtaataatgtaatgtaatctctCTAGCTGTGCTCGGATGCTGGTTCGAAATCCTGCAGGTCATTGAGTCGCTGCTAGGAGTTTGTAGAAGCTTGATTtgagaggaggtttccttgagaAGATGAGTTGGAAAGCTGCACATCTGACCTCGGTTGTTGgttggaagagaagaagtgcTGGAGCAGCCCTTCATTATTGACCAATCAAATTatacctactgttataaaatattacaacCCCCCTCTGTGCGGTGTGACTCGTGACTGCCCGGTGCCACTAGTGGGAAGTattgcttcttaataaatacttgttGAACCAAACCGAGACTGAATCTTCTCATAATTTGGGATAAAAGAACATGACAGATGTCATCAAGTGTCCAAAAGCTCCACATTCAACCTCCAGTGGACACTGAGTCATTGACACCAAGTGTCCAGATCAATGTCTCCGTGTGCACAGTGGGGAGTCGATTCCCCTTTGACCTCCTGTTCAGAGAAGCTTCTCTAGTTTGACGTAGACGCCTTCTCTTACTCCTGGTTCAGACCATCTGTCCTCCATGGACAGCATGTGGACAGTTGTCTTCAGATGAACGTCCCTTGTCATTTAGAGGTGGATGGCTGTAAAGACAGAGATcgcatttagattaaaaaacctCTAGTGGAGGGGAGATGCGCAAATCACACGTGTTCGATTTGCGCACACACCGGGCGGCACTTGCCTGATTACGGCACGTGAGGTGAGTGAGCACGGGTGAGGAAATAAAGGTCCGCGATTTCCGGCCGGGCTATGAAGGGTTTGTGCATTGGAGGACACGAGAGCACGCATTggtatgttatttatattttgaactaAGGTGTAGTTTGCACAATGCGTATGTTTCTGGCACTTTTTCCCGTTTGTCATGTCTTCTATGTGACAGCGCATGGGTCGGCGCAGACGTCCTTACTGACGTCTTGAGCACGTTTGGTGGAGGCGCAcatggtgaaaatgtttgtatggaagaccattgttgttttacatcatagtgatattgtaattatatagatttgtttatgatatctaacagatatttggatttgatttaaatgtttgattaggcattttgatttatttgaactaacttgatttaatttgtctttatcaaTAGGTTTTCAACCTAATCCTGATCCTAATCCTAAATCCGAATAAGACTACGGAATGTTTGTTGGTCATGTTCAGAAAGATTCATGTTCAATAAAATCAAGGAGAAGGATTTGAGCTGTCCTGCGTCCTCTGTGTAACAGTGCCATTTCAAGTTGGGCAAGCACAGATTAAAACATCACCCAGATAACTTGACAATGGCTGAGTCCTGACCTGAGGAGCTCTCCTGTGCCATGTGATGAGCAGGACTGGTTGAGTCCCCAGGTCCGAGTGTCCCTCCCTACGTCCAGCTGCATGTGGGACGTGGTGTTGTCCTCTGACGTCCAGTTGACTGTTGGACACTGGGAGTGTTGGTTTCATGTTCATTTGACTTTCTCAAGCACTTTGGAACTTGGTTCTGAGAAGTGAACcaatttattattcattctaaAAGTAAGAAATGCAATGAGACgtttcacagtttgtttcattCAAAGAATAAATCAACGTTCTTATTCCAACTGAGCTTGATATAAAACcatcataaaaaataaatgtaccaCTGTGTTAATGTAACGAATGAAagggacacaacaacaacaacaacaacaacaacaacaacaggatccAAACAGTTTTCAAAGACAGAATATAACAGATTtcctgttgtgtatttgttattaATGTTTGATCAGAGCTGATGAGTCTCTGAGTTGAAGTTGTGTCTCACGGTCTGAAGCTGGAAACTGTCGACGTGTTGTTGAAGTTAAAACCTCGACAGAAACCACACAACTCAACTGTCGACGGCTGTTTGTCAAACCACCACAACAGATtgatatcaacacacacacacacacacaaacacactcctgacaccgctcagcaacacacacacacacagagacacacaaacacactcctgacgccactcagcaacacacacacacacagagacacacaaacacactcctgacgccgctcagcaacacacacacacacagacacacacacacacagcgtcacaCAAGGCAACAACTTGTCCTCATGATAAAGATAAAACCTGAttgttaaaaacagaaaacagaaccaGGATGAATTTCTGTCCCAGTTTCCAGACGAAGCTTCATGAGCAGAGACCAACGAGGTTCAGTTCATGAGACGTCTTCACTTTGTTATTACATTGATCTCAATCTAATGAAAATCTTTGTCCTCAAACATCTGGATATTTCTGCCTCTATAAGTTTGTAAAGTTCAGCTCCAGTTCCTCTGCAGCCGACAAATATCAATGAGAGTAAAATCAGGCTATAAGCAGAATAACTACAATAATTAGGCTAAACTGTgaatttataacaaaaataagttttaacAGCAAAGTGTTAACAGTTGATCTCAATCGTACTGAATTACAGTAATAAACAATCCTTTATTTATGAGGAAAAAACTTGTATTTagattaagatattttttaacTTCTTAACATTATCTGGATTTTACTTTTATCAACTGGAAATCATAGTTTCAACAGAAGAAATTCTTACTTTTGTATAAATTACTAGTAAATAAGTTCATTCAGTTATTAATTTCTGTCCTAGAGGATAAAAAACTGTGCATGCTTCACTGTtagtaaatacatgtatttataaaacaatatgtTTTTCTAATTATATAAcggttgtgttatttttgttctttgtaTTTAAACCATTTGTTTTCTCGTTGCGCAgcataaaacacattaaaccagtttttaacatgtttaagtCATAATTCATGCAACACAGGGTTAATGTGGAAAGAGCGTCAGTGTGAATTATTATTGATGCACAAAGACGAGGAGTCAGTTCACACCAGATGTAAAGGAGAtgagatgtgttttatttttatgtttaatgttttcagaataaaatctttatttgatACTTTGCAAAGTTACAGTTCAGATGAATGTTTGCagtgaaagagaagcagagtgaAGTGAACAGGAGTCAGTGAGAagttgaagctgctgcaggaaactCCGTGGTCTGGTGAGCAGCGGCTGGACGCTCCCTGTTCCTCAGGATGTGGATCAGAGCGAGTCCACCGCAGTGAACCAGACTCTTCACCATCAGCAGCGTGTagagcagccacagcagcttcacctgCCGCTGAGACCAGGCCCAGGCCGCCGGAGGCGTCTGTGGTGGAGGCGTCTGTGCTGGAGGCGTCGGTGCTGGAGCCGTCAGTGCTGGAGTCGTCGGTGCTGGAGGCGTCAGTGCTGGAGTCGTCGGTGCTGGAGTCGTCGGTGCCGGAGTCGTCTGTGCTGGAGGCGTCTGTGATGGAGCCGTCGGTGCTGGAGTCGTCGGTATTTGAGTCGTCTGTGCTGGAGTCGTCTGTGCCGGAGTCCTCTGTGCTGGAGTCGTCGGTATTGGAGTTGTCTGTGCTGGAGTCGTCTGTGCCGGAGTCGTCTGTGCTGGAACCATCGGTATTTGAGTCGTCTGTGCTGGAGTTGTCGGTATTTGAGTCGTCTGTGCTGGAGTCGTCAGCATTTGAGTCGTCTGTGCTGGAGTCGTCGGTGTTGGAGGCGTCTGTGCTGGAGGCGTCGGTGCTGGAGTCGTCGGTGCTGGAGGCGTCGGTATTGGAGTTGTCTGTGCTGGAGTCGTCTGTGCCGGAGTCGTCTGTGCTGGAACCGTCGGTATTTGAGTCGTCTGTGCTGGAGTCGTCGGTATTTGAGTCGTCTGTGCCTGAGTCGTCGGTGCTGGAGGCGTCGGTGCTGGAGTCGTCGGTGCTGGAGGCGTCGGTATTGGAGTTGTCTGTGCTGGAGTCGTCTGTGCCGGAGTCGTCTGTGCTGGAACCGTCGGTATTTGAGTCGTCGGTGCTGGAGTCGTCTGTGCTGGAACCGTCGGTATTTGAGTCGTCTGTGCCTGAGTCGTCGGTGCTGGAGGCGTCGGTGCTGGATTAGCACAAACCACTGAAAGAATCCAGAAGTCGGGCTCAGTCCTCACATGAGTTTTCAGAAcctggtctttcagtttgaaggCAGAACTTCTCTCATCTTATcttttatgttcatgttttataaagCTGTCACTCAAAACCCACATTCACTCTCAGACAGACCCtgcttgcactcagatattttgCTGCTTGCACTCGGATGTTTTGTTGCTTGCACTCAGATGTTTTGTGTCTATgtcagctccagcttcagcttttCCTCGTGGTCACGTTGCTTCTGTTCACGTGAAACTTCTGCTCTCAGATTGTTATTTGCAACAAATCTGTcaaaatgtcccgaccaatagAATTCCAGGTGTAATATTAACAAATGAAATTGTCCCGTCCTTGTTGTCAGTGCGTTAGTGTCAACATCTGTGAGCTAGCGGACGGGCGGTTGATTTAACCAGGTTCACGTCCTCAGGCCCTCCGCGGCTTCATGAGGACTCCGGCTTCCTGTCAGAAGTAGAGCTGAAGCTGAGATCCTGGTTCTTGCCTCAGTTAGAGCACAAGCGGAGGCTGTTTGAGTGCAAGTGCAGGGTTTTGAACGAAAGCTTcacaaaatgtgaaatcaataagtcctgctctcaaccTGAAAGTCCACGCTCTGgaataaagacacagacacatgaagctCACCACAGTCACCAAACCTCCTTCACCTTGCTCTGCCGGGGCCTCCACTGCGCCTCCCTCATGCCTGACGTGGCAGTGGTAGTTGTATGTGTAGTTAGCGTGCCGGTCGACCACCATGATGGCGGCGGTGCGTCCTGCCCCtctgagctccagctgctctCCATCATCAGAGGACAGCGTCTCCAGAGGAccaccctccctctgtcttgtcCAGGAGAACTGGACCAGAGGAGGAACCATGTTGGAGGCCACACACAGCAGGGAGCTCTTCCCGTCCAGGGCGGCTATGGAAGCTGCCGGGTACACGCTCACCACCGGAGTCTTCACCGGCCGATCTGACGTgtgacaacacacatgcacatgaacacaactcTGCACTTCACAGTCTGATCCTGGAAACACCTCATCGATACTTCACAGATAGATTCAGCTGCTGCACGGCATCGCTCCACATCTCAGATATCATCAGAGCCACAGCCGCTCAACTTCATCTGATCatagatttatagatttatCTCTGTTACTATCatattgtaaatgtgtgtacatgttttatcatttaaaatacaatgaaaGATATAAATATTACCGGATTGTGTTGCTAATACACAGAAAACATTAATGTTCACgtaatttgttgtttattacaAAGTGTGAAGGTGTAACTATCTTTTATACTGAGACAGATACATACGATTTGTTTATACATATTCAAATGTAcatataaaaatatgtattttatgtCCGTTaagtattaaatatttataattgcaTGATGATGTTTTTACACTGAAATGTTCCCtcataactttaaaaaaaaattctacctCGAACCAAATATAAGTTGTggtacaaaaaatatttaagtcATATTAAGAATATTatcataatacaaatatttggtATATGATGAAAAAACATTAGTTTATTGACAAAACTATTcgtctttaatttatttcaaatatatttctcATCATCATTTGTAACCAAAAATACACATTCACCATTAAAGGGCAATTGCATTAATCTGAAACACatctttaacattaaatacTAAATGTATTTTCCCTGATTTAGTAAAATATATAGATTGATATATATCAGCAGGCATTATATTAAAAACCTTAATATCAGTCTGGTATTTTTAAGCAACTTTCATAATTATTTAAGTAGATTTTATGTTATCatgaaaatgatgatttaaattaaaatattcatcTTGAGACGAGAACTCAGTTAATTGATCTTATTTTTGAAAGTGGAAAGGTTTCTGGTTTCAGATGAGATGTATCGAGTCGTCTCAAAGCGCTCGGGGCTGAAGGTTCCACGGACGCTCGTGAAGCTGTGAATTTATttcaggagaggaaagaaaactcAGATTCCTTCGGCAGCAGCTGAAGAGAATCCAGAAAACGTTTGAGACTTTTAGACTCTGAACAAACCTGAAGCAGAAAAAGAGGATTGTGTCTGATGTGCAGCGACATTTCACTGTCACACGTTTGTTCATTTCAGAAAGTCTGAAAGAGGAAGTTTGTCCCAACGAGGAAAAATCAAACATGCTTCAAATCCTTCATCACATCTTCAACAATGGAACCagtgaagagaaataaaagagtttCTTACCAGTTACGAACAATTTGGTTCCTGAGCCGAAGATGAGGACATACACAGTGAAAGAGACTCAGACAAAAACCATCTGAGCTCATGTTCACGCCAACTCAACATTCATGTTCCCCTCAGGATGAACCGCACTGACTCTGATGAGCCTCAGACTTTTCAtgtagcgccaccatcaggtcaaacGTTATTCTGTCCAATACTTTCAGAACTCAGCTGGTCTTTGTGTTTCGTTATTATAAGCAAATATCAGcatgtttggtttattggcggGTAAAGGGTTAATGATGtcttgatgatgtcatgatgatgtcatgatgatgtcatgatgacatcataaagtGTAGCGACCAATAAGATGACAGACGCAGCTCATCAGGATTATCCAATCGTTCATCATCATGAACACTTTCTTTCTTCTGGATCAGCAAAGTGTTGGTGTGAAGGTTGAACTTTGAGGGATAACCTGATCAAAGGtcaatggtcaaaggtcaaaggtcaaggtcactgtggcctcacaGAACATGTTTCTGTTCTCTTTAACACGTTTCCATAAAACAAGTCTTTAGagaatttcttcatattttaaccAGTtatcacttggactcaaagattcaATTATGAGActccagaggtcaaaggtcccagtgacctcatgttaATGTGCGGGTCACATGTCCCAGctggagggactgaagctgCCTGGTTGGTGGAGGAACACCACCACAGCTCAGTGGTTCTACTTCTTCTTTGTCCTTTTCCACCTGAGCCCTGAACGTTAGCGGTTCTTTCTTCTGGATCAGCAAAGTGTTGGTGTGAAGGTTGAACTGTCAGAGTTCTGTCACAGGCCCGATTCCTCCGGCCGTCCAATCACAGAGAACCAGCTGGAGACGAGActcctgctctgattggtcttTAAAGGGCGGCGATGGAGAAGGTTTGTCTGAGGAACGACAGCAAACCTGTGGAGACGTGGCTGAACGTACGAGTCTTTAGAACAGAAGGTGGAGAGCAGCTGTCGGTGGAGGGGAGACATGTGACCCTGTGGTTTACTTCTCCCACTGCTCCTCATACTGGTTTTTGTTCAGGCTGCACACATCATGTATCACTGTGGGCTCCAGACCCCCAACGGGCGCAGTAGTACGTGGCTGCATGAGAGGGTTTAACTTTCTTTATCTTCAACTCACAGCTGTTCTGTTTAATCTCAGCTGTGAAGTCGTCTTTCTGAGGATGATTGTAATCATTACGAATTTCACCATCACTTGTATCAATAGCAAGAATCTGTGTGAACGTTCCTGTGTCTTTCTTCTGAAACCATCTTATCCAGCCACTCTGATCAGTTCCTCCACAGCTGAACGAGGCCTCTCCACCATCTCTACTGGTCAAAGACAACTGGTCCTGAGtcagctctgctgctgtggcaaCCAGTGctgtggacagacagatggacggagGTGAGTGTGGAGGTGAGGTGGAGCTTGTGAGCCCCTGATTGGCTGGAAACActcacctgaacacaggcaGCACAGAGCAGCCCCTGGGAGGAGAAGcatgttgtgggggggggggggggggggggttcctcgGGTGGACCTGAGGAGAAGTGGCGCTCTAATGAGGACGAGCTGTGAGATCAGGTCCTGGAacctcccatcagcccctgcggcccacagaggaggaggaagccgcTTCAGCTGAAGCTGTCGTGTGGTTTTctgacaagggggggggggggtgtaaagaggaaactaaaataataaactgagtTCAGCAGTGAAACGATCATGAGGGGAACGTTATGAAACTTCAGTCTCTGACACGCTGCTCGTGGTGAAGCTTCAAatgtctgctgctgaaaacaagaTGGAGCTTCATGTGTATGagtttgaatatatttataaatgtttatatttcatcttcaaagtcttttaaattcactttaCGATGTttagattaaagattaaacaaaGGAAACTGAACGAGCCTCAGAACATGACGCCTTTAGGCCTTCaataaattctaaataaataatagaggagttatatttaaaatattaatattaaatcataactttagttAGTTAAAGTTCTCTCGGGCCACCACCCTTcacagaagggaaaagatagccaatttattgattaagatcagtctcatttagatctagtccAATTAGATATCTCAATAttttactattaaagattatataatgaacagtgaaggttatggagttcttaactgTGTCACGGTCGGCAAgttcacttatgcaacattaatgaaataaCACTTGtgatagaaaacatttattatgaacataataaaataataaaatacaaattactgACAAGCGTCCTAAACTAAAACAAGGAtgtgtatgtcagtgtgtgtgtgtgtgcatgtaaataaGGGTCTCTCAAAATGGTTGACAAAGTTCACACCTTCTTCAGCACGCTTTCAAAATGGTCGCTGACCCCCTCAGATAGCAGCCACCCCCCTTTAACTAGGTTGAGTGGTATGCGTGCCTCTgtgtatgttaatcagataatgaaaGTCAGACAGAAATCCTGTGAAGAGCATATCTAACACTTAACTTTCAAATTACTTATAAACACAATATCACAAACACATATCAAccttgtaaacacacagaatcggataaacagtcttgcttagtcTGGtctaattattaagcccagttaatgttaccagtccgagggaaagggGAAAAGAAG is a window encoding:
- the LOC133967904 gene encoding immunoglobulin lambda-1 light chain-like, which codes for MLLLPGAALCCLCSALVATAAELTQDQLSLTSRDGGEASFSCGGTDQSGWIRWFQKKDTGTFTQILAIDTSDGEIRNDYNHPQKDDFTAEIKQNSCELKIKKVKPSHAATYYCARWGSGAHISFTVYVLIFGSGTKLFVTDRPVKTPVVSVYPAASIAALDGKSSLLCVASNMVPPLVQFSWTRQREGGPLETLSSDDGEQLELRGAGRTAAIMVVDRHANYTYNYHCHVRHEGGAVEAPAEQALTAPAPTPPAQTPPPQTPPAAWAWSQRQVKLLWLLYTLLMVKSLVHCGGLALIHILRNRERPAAAHQTTEFPAAASTSH